Part of the Arachis hypogaea cultivar Tifrunner chromosome 6, arahy.Tifrunner.gnm2.J5K5, whole genome shotgun sequence genome, GCGCGTTCCACCAAAAGTTTGGCCACACAACTGATGAATGCATAGTAGCTAAAGACCTACTGGAGAGGTTAGTAAGACAGGGATTATTAGACAAATACGTTAGCTCCAGAAGTCGGAAGGAGCCAACCAAGGACATGGACAAACTGAGGTATAACTCGGATCATAGAGAAAAAGGAATATGGCGTGGCCCAGTGGAGACTCCTGCCTCCAAGGGAGTCATAAACTACATATTAGGTGGCTTCGCTGGAGGAGGAATCACTAACACAGCCAGAAAAAGATGCTATCGAACGATGATGACAATGGAAGGATCTCATCAAAACCCACCAGCCCCGACCTCAGCCGCCCACATCAGTTTCAATGCTGACGACTTTAAATCACAGACGCCAAATTTAGACGACCCAGTGGTGATCTCAGTACACATGGGAGAACTAACCGTGAAAAAGGTCCTACTCGATCCAGGAAGCAGTGCCGATGTCTTATTCTACTCCACGTTCAAAAAGATGCAGCTAAGCGACAAGGCATTGCAACCATCAGGAGAAAAattggcagggttctcaggaaaAAGAGTCCTTATAG contains:
- the LOC112805541 gene encoding uncharacterized protein, translated to MDKSKSCAFHQKFGHTTDECIVAKDLLERLVRQGLLDKYVSSRSRKEPTKDMDKLRYNSDHREKGIWRGPVETPASKGVINYILGGFAGGGITNTARKRCYRTMMTMEGSHQNPPAPTSAAHISFNADDFKSQTPNLDDPVVISVHMGELTVKKVLLDPGSSADVLFYSTFKKMQLSDKALQPSGEKLAGFSGKRVLIAGYVWLRTILGEPPSSKTLDIQFLDNTVTTVHADHKEARQCYNASLKKITKETIPRIHYVYNSESIPTLAEMDPKATTVAPPQQMT